In Streptomyces asoensis, a single genomic region encodes these proteins:
- a CDS encoding primosomal protein N' encodes MISENGQGDGGATGEGAPPEQLALIRESVRQAKTPRAKPRTWRGAALAGELPVARVLVDKGVLHLDRYFDYAVPAELDADAQPGVRVRVRFGAGRGRVREGRREGGGLIDGFLVERLPESDYSGPLAALAQVVSPEPVLSPELLGLARSVADRYAGSLADVLQLAVPPRNARAEQRPSPAPLPPPGAPQAGSWTRYERGGAFLESLASGGAPRAVWNALPGPAWSEELARAVTATLASGRGALVVVPDGRAAARVDAALTAVLGEGRHALLTADAGPEKRYREWLAVRRGSVRAVVGTRAAMFAPVQDLGLVALWDDGDDSHSEQHAPQPHAREVLLLRAAQDRCGFLLGGWSCTVEGAQLVESGWARPLVAAREQVRRSAPLVRTVGDQDLARDEAARAARLPSLAWQSVREGLRHGPVLVQVPRRGYVPRMACAQCRAAARCRHCSGPLEARDGGALWCGWCGREENAWHCPECGSFRLRAQVVGARRTAEELGRAFPAVAVRTSGREQVLDTVPDTPALVVSTPGAEPVADGGYAAALLLDGWAMLGRPDLRAGEDALRRWIAAAALVRPSGDGGTVVVMAEPTLRPVQALVRWDPVGHAVRELAERAELGFPPVSRMAAVSGTATALTTFLQAVELPREAELLGPVPVPAGPPGRPRRPGAPPPGQEWERMLVRVPPGKGADLAAALKSAQAARMARGGEEAVRVRIDPPDIG; translated from the coding sequence GTGATCAGCGAGAACGGGCAGGGGGACGGCGGTGCGACCGGGGAGGGCGCGCCGCCCGAGCAGCTCGCGCTGATCCGGGAGAGCGTGCGCCAGGCCAAGACGCCGCGGGCCAAGCCCCGGACCTGGCGGGGAGCCGCGCTGGCCGGGGAGCTGCCCGTCGCACGCGTCCTGGTCGACAAGGGCGTACTGCACCTGGACCGGTACTTCGACTACGCGGTCCCCGCCGAGCTGGACGCCGACGCACAGCCGGGGGTGCGGGTGCGCGTCCGGTTCGGGGCCGGGCGTGGGCGGGTGCGGGAAGGGCGGCGCGAGGGCGGCGGGCTCATCGACGGGTTCCTGGTCGAACGGCTCCCGGAGTCGGACTACTCCGGTCCGCTGGCGGCGCTCGCCCAGGTGGTCTCGCCCGAGCCGGTGCTGAGCCCGGAACTGCTGGGGCTGGCCCGGTCCGTCGCCGACCGGTACGCGGGAAGCCTCGCCGACGTCCTGCAACTGGCCGTGCCGCCGCGCAACGCACGCGCCGAGCAGCGGCCCTCTCCCGCACCGCTGCCGCCGCCCGGGGCGCCCCAGGCCGGCTCCTGGACGCGGTACGAACGAGGCGGCGCGTTCCTGGAGTCACTGGCGTCCGGGGGCGCGCCACGAGCGGTGTGGAACGCCCTGCCCGGTCCCGCCTGGAGCGAGGAGCTGGCGCGGGCCGTCACCGCGACCCTCGCCTCGGGGCGCGGGGCCCTGGTCGTCGTACCGGACGGGCGGGCCGCCGCGCGGGTCGACGCGGCGCTGACGGCGGTCCTGGGCGAGGGGCGGCACGCCCTGCTCACCGCGGACGCCGGACCCGAGAAGCGCTACCGGGAGTGGCTGGCTGTGCGTCGGGGGTCCGTGCGGGCGGTCGTCGGCACGCGCGCCGCCATGTTCGCGCCCGTCCAGGACCTCGGCCTGGTCGCGCTCTGGGACGACGGGGACGACAGCCACAGCGAGCAGCACGCCCCGCAGCCCCATGCCCGCGAGGTGCTGCTGCTGCGGGCCGCGCAGGACAGGTGCGGGTTCCTGCTGGGCGGCTGGAGCTGCACGGTGGAGGGCGCGCAGCTCGTCGAGAGCGGCTGGGCGCGCCCGCTGGTCGCCGCCCGGGAGCAGGTACGGCGCAGCGCACCCCTCGTGCGCACCGTGGGCGACCAGGACCTCGCACGCGACGAGGCCGCACGGGCCGCCCGGCTGCCCAGCCTCGCCTGGCAGTCGGTGCGCGAGGGGCTGCGGCACGGGCCGGTGCTCGTGCAGGTCCCCCGGCGGGGCTATGTGCCACGGATGGCGTGTGCCCAGTGCCGGGCCGCGGCCCGGTGCCGGCACTGCTCCGGACCGCTGGAGGCGCGTGACGGGGGAGCGCTGTGGTGCGGCTGGTGCGGGCGGGAGGAGAACGCCTGGCACTGCCCGGAGTGCGGCTCGTTCCGGCTGCGGGCACAGGTGGTCGGGGCGCGGCGGACCGCCGAGGAGCTGGGGCGGGCGTTCCCCGCCGTCGCGGTGCGCACGTCCGGGCGCGAGCAGGTGCTGGACACCGTGCCGGACACGCCCGCGCTGGTGGTCTCCACGCCTGGCGCCGAACCCGTCGCCGACGGCGGCTACGCGGCCGCGCTGCTGCTGGACGGCTGGGCCATGCTCGGACGGCCCGACCTGCGGGCCGGTGAGGACGCGCTGCGCCGCTGGATCGCGGCCGCCGCGCTCGTACGGCCGTCGGGGGACGGGGGGACCGTGGTCGTCATGGCGGAGCCGACCCTGCGGCCGGTGCAGGCGCTGGTGCGCTGGGATCCCGTCGGGCACGCGGTGCGCGAGCTCGCCGAGCGGGCCGAGCTGGGCTTCCCGCCGGTGTCGCGGATGGCCGCGGTCTCGGGCACGGCGACGGCCCTGACCACCTTCCTCCAGGCCGTCGAACTGCCGCGGGAGGCCGAGCTGCTGGGGCCGGTCCCGGTACCGGCCGGCCCGCCGGGGCGGCCCCGACGGCCCGGCGCGCCGCCGCCCGGGCAGGAGTGGGAGCGGATGCTGGTCCGGGTCCCTCCGGGGAAGGGCGCGGACCTGGCGGCGGCCCTCAAGTCGGCACAGGCGGCCCGGATGGCCCGGGGCGGCGAGGAGGCGGTCCGGGTACGGATCGACCCACCGGACATCGGCTGA
- the fmt gene encoding methionyl-tRNA formyltransferase gives MKLVFAGTPEVAVPALDALIASGRHEVAAVVTRPDAPSGRGRRPVASPVARRAQEAGIEVLRPAKPRDAEFLERLREIAPDCCPVVAYGALLPRVALDIPARGWVNLHFSLLPAWRGAAPVQHSVMAGDEITGASTFLIEEGLDSGPVYGTVTEEIRPTDTSGDLLTRLAFAGGGLLAATMDGIEDGVLKAVPQPGEGITLAPKITVEDARIDWAAPALRVDRVVRGCTPAPGAWTTFRGERLKLVQVRPVPERTDLAPGALLVGKNSVHVGTGSYAVELLWVQAQGKKPMRAADWARGVRIAEGESVGA, from the coding sequence ATGAAGCTCGTCTTCGCCGGCACCCCCGAGGTCGCCGTTCCCGCTCTGGACGCTCTGATCGCCTCCGGGCGGCACGAGGTGGCCGCCGTCGTCACGCGTCCCGACGCGCCCTCGGGACGGGGACGCAGGCCCGTCGCCTCGCCCGTCGCCCGGCGCGCGCAGGAGGCGGGCATCGAGGTGCTCAGGCCCGCCAAGCCGCGCGATGCGGAGTTCCTGGAGCGGCTGAGGGAGATCGCCCCCGACTGCTGCCCCGTAGTGGCCTACGGGGCGCTGCTGCCCAGGGTGGCGCTGGACATCCCGGCCCGCGGCTGGGTCAACCTGCACTTCTCGCTGCTGCCCGCCTGGCGCGGGGCCGCGCCCGTGCAGCACTCCGTCATGGCCGGGGACGAGATCACGGGTGCCTCCACCTTCCTCATCGAGGAGGGCCTCGACTCGGGGCCGGTGTACGGGACGGTCACCGAGGAGATCCGGCCCACCGACACCAGCGGGGACCTGCTCACCCGGCTCGCCTTCGCCGGTGGCGGGCTGCTGGCCGCGACCATGGACGGCATCGAGGACGGCGTGCTCAAGGCCGTGCCGCAGCCGGGTGAGGGCATCACCCTCGCGCCGAAGATCACCGTCGAGGACGCCCGGATCGACTGGGCCGCCCCGGCCCTGCGGGTCGACCGTGTGGTGCGCGGCTGCACGCCCGCGCCCGGCGCCTGGACCACCTTCCGCGGCGAGCGCCTCAAGCTCGTCCAGGTCCGGCCGGTCCCCGAGCGGACCGATCTCGCCCCGGGCGCGCTGCTCGTGGGCAAGAACAGCGTGCACGTGGGCACGGGGTCGTACGCGGTCGAGCTGCTGTGGGTGCAGGCGCAGGGCAAGAAGCCGATGCGGGCCGCGGACTGGGCGCGGGGTGTCCGGATCGCGGAGGGCGAGAGCGTGGGGGCGTGA
- a CDS encoding RsmB/NOP family class I SAM-dependent RNA methyltransferase, with translation MSDQPHRSRKPGKPYRRPQKDPVRLLAFEALRAVDERDAYANLVLPPLLRKAREKEGPDKFDGRDAALATELVYGTLRRQGTYDAVISACVDRPLREVDPPVLDVLSLGVHQLLGTRIPTHAAVSATVDLARVVLGDGRAKFVNAVLRKVAAHDLDEWIERVAPPYEDDPEDHLAVVHSHPRWVVSALWDSLGGGRAGIEDLLAADNERPEVTLVARPGRATTEELLREEAAVAGRWSPYAVRLSEGGEPGAVDAVREGRAGVQDEGSQLVALALAAAPVDGSDALWLDGCAGPGGKAALLAALAAERGAALLASEKQPHRAGLVAKALAGNPGPYQVIAADGTRPPWRPGSFDRVLMDVPCTGLGALRRRPEARWRRRPEDLDGFGPLQRGLLRTALDSVRVGGVVGYATCSPHLAETRAVVSDVLKQYPETELIDARPLLPGVPALGDGPDVQLWPHLHGTDAMYLALIKKTG, from the coding sequence GTGAGCGACCAGCCCCACCGTTCCCGCAAGCCGGGCAAGCCCTACCGGCGGCCTCAGAAGGACCCCGTCCGACTCCTCGCCTTCGAGGCGCTGCGAGCCGTCGACGAGCGGGACGCGTACGCCAACCTCGTGCTGCCGCCCCTGCTGCGCAAGGCGCGTGAGAAGGAGGGCCCCGACAAGTTCGACGGACGGGACGCGGCCCTCGCCACCGAGCTGGTCTACGGCACGCTGCGCCGGCAGGGGACGTACGACGCCGTCATCTCCGCCTGTGTCGACCGGCCGCTGCGCGAGGTGGACCCGCCGGTCCTCGACGTGCTGAGCCTCGGGGTGCATCAGCTGCTGGGGACGCGCATCCCGACCCACGCCGCAGTCTCGGCCACCGTGGACCTCGCCCGGGTCGTGCTCGGGGACGGGCGGGCCAAGTTCGTCAACGCCGTGCTGCGCAAGGTCGCGGCGCACGATCTCGACGAGTGGATCGAGCGGGTCGCCCCGCCCTACGAGGACGACCCCGAGGACCACCTCGCCGTCGTGCACTCGCACCCGCGCTGGGTCGTCTCCGCGCTGTGGGACTCGCTCGGCGGCGGCCGGGCCGGTATCGAGGACCTGCTGGCCGCGGACAACGAGCGGCCCGAGGTGACCCTCGTCGCCCGGCCCGGGCGGGCCACCACCGAAGAGCTGCTGCGCGAGGAGGCCGCGGTCGCCGGGCGCTGGTCGCCGTACGCCGTGCGTCTCAGCGAGGGCGGCGAGCCGGGGGCCGTCGACGCCGTCCGGGAGGGACGCGCGGGCGTCCAGGACGAGGGCAGTCAGCTCGTCGCTCTGGCGCTGGCCGCCGCGCCCGTCGACGGGTCGGACGCGCTGTGGCTGGACGGGTGCGCAGGCCCCGGTGGCAAGGCCGCGCTGCTCGCCGCGCTGGCCGCCGAGCGGGGTGCCGCGCTGCTCGCCTCCGAGAAGCAGCCGCACCGGGCGGGCCTGGTGGCGAAGGCCCTGGCCGGCAACCCGGGGCCCTACCAGGTCATCGCGGCCGACGGGACACGGCCGCCGTGGCGGCCCGGTTCCTTCGACCGGGTGCTGATGGACGTGCCCTGCACGGGCCTCGGGGCCCTGCGCCGGCGTCCGGAGGCGCGCTGGCGGCGCCGCCCGGAGGACCTCGACGGCTTCGGACCGCTCCAGCGCGGGCTGCTGCGGACCGCCCTGGACTCCGTCCGGGTCGGGGGCGTCGTCGGCTACGCGACCTGCTCGCCGCATCTCGCGGAGACCCGTGCCGTGGTCTCCGACGTGCTCAAGCAGTACCCCGAGACCGAGCTGATCGACGCGCGGCCCCTGCTGCCGGGCGTACCGGCGCTGGGCGACGGGCCCGACGTCCAGCTGTGGCCGCACCTGCACGGGACGGACGCCATGTACCTGGCGCTGATCAAAAAGACCGGCTGA
- the argG gene encoding argininosuccinate synthase — MSKVLTSLPAGERVGIAFSGGLDTSVAVAWMRDKGAVPCTYTADIGQYDEPDIASVPGRAKTYGAEIARLVDCRAALVEEGLAAITCGAFHIRSGGRAYFNTTPLGRAVTGTLLVRAMLEDDVQIWGDGSTFKGNDIERFYRYGLLANPHLRIYKPWLDADFVTELGGRKEMSEWLVAHELPYRDSTEKAYSTDANIWGATHEAKTLEHLDTGVETVEPIMGVRFWDPSVEIATEDVTIGFDQGRPVTVNGKEFASPVDLVMEANAIGGRHGLGMSDQIENRIIEAKSRGIYEAPGMALLHAAYERLVNAIHNEDTLAQYHNEGRRLGRLMYEGRWLDPQALMIRESLQRWVGAAVTGEVTLRLRRGEDYSILNTTGPAFSYHPDKLSMERTEDSAFGPVDRIGQLTMRNLDIADSRAKLEQYATLGLIGSGSPAIGAAQAASTGLIGTMTELPEGGAEAIASRGEVSGDDELLDRAAMEFGTD, encoded by the coding sequence ATGTCCAAGGTCCTCACCTCCCTTCCCGCCGGCGAGCGCGTCGGCATCGCCTTCTCCGGCGGGCTCGACACCTCGGTCGCGGTCGCGTGGATGCGCGACAAGGGCGCCGTCCCGTGCACCTACACCGCCGACATCGGCCAGTACGACGAGCCCGACATCGCCTCGGTGCCCGGCCGCGCGAAGACCTACGGTGCCGAGATCGCGCGCCTGGTCGACTGCCGCGCCGCGCTCGTCGAGGAGGGCCTGGCCGCGATCACCTGCGGTGCGTTCCACATCCGCTCCGGCGGACGGGCGTACTTCAACACCACGCCCCTCGGCCGTGCCGTCACCGGCACGCTCCTGGTGCGCGCGATGCTCGAGGACGACGTCCAGATCTGGGGCGACGGCTCGACCTTCAAGGGCAACGACATCGAGCGGTTCTACCGCTACGGCCTGCTGGCCAACCCGCACCTGCGGATCTACAAGCCCTGGCTGGACGCGGACTTCGTGACCGAGCTCGGCGGCCGCAAGGAGATGTCGGAGTGGCTCGTCGCCCATGAGCTGCCCTACCGGGACAGCACGGAGAAGGCGTACTCCACCGACGCCAACATCTGGGGCGCCACCCACGAGGCGAAGACCCTGGAGCACCTGGACACCGGCGTCGAGACCGTCGAGCCCATCATGGGCGTGCGCTTCTGGGACCCGTCGGTCGAGATCGCCACCGAGGACGTGACGATCGGCTTCGACCAGGGCCGCCCGGTGACGGTCAACGGCAAGGAGTTCGCCTCCCCCGTCGATCTGGTGATGGAGGCCAACGCCATCGGCGGCCGCCACGGCCTCGGCATGTCGGACCAGATCGAGAACCGCATCATCGAGGCCAAGAGCCGGGGCATCTACGAGGCGCCCGGCATGGCTCTGCTGCACGCGGCCTACGAGCGCCTCGTCAACGCCATCCACAACGAGGACACCCTCGCCCAGTACCACAACGAGGGACGGCGGCTCGGCCGTCTGATGTACGAGGGCCGCTGGCTGGACCCGCAGGCGCTGATGATCCGCGAGTCGCTCCAGCGCTGGGTCGGCGCGGCCGTCACCGGCGAGGTGACCCTGCGGCTGCGGCGCGGTGAGGACTACTCGATCCTGAACACCACGGGACCGGCGTTCAGCTACCACCCGGACAAGCTGTCGATGGAGCGCACCGAGGACTCCGCGTTCGGCCCGGTGGACCGGATCGGCCAGCTCACCATGCGCAACCTCGACATCGCCGACTCGCGCGCCAAGCTGGAGCAGTACGCCACGCTCGGTCTGATCGGCAGCGGCAGCCCCGCGATCGGTGCCGCCCAGGCCGCCTCGACCGGCCTCATCGGGACCATGACGGAGCTGCCCGAGGGCGGCGCCGAGGCCATCGCCTCCCGCGGCGAGGTCTCCGGCGACGACGAGCTGCTGGACCGCGCCGCGATGGAGTTCGGCACGGACTGA
- a CDS encoding MMPL family transporter: MAGRRGVAHLVCGRRAKWLVLALWVVVLFLTAPFASKLTDAQDNDAASWLPGSAESTQVLETSQEFRPEQIPAVVVYARDGGLTAGDRARITEDAARLRGLTAHGIRGAETRGPVYDRPVDPRAAEIFVPITMDEQGWQRIAPAVASIRDVVDPGDSGLAVHITGPGGTSADFSKAFEGIDSTLLLAAMGVVVVMLLITYRSPTLLVVPVLAVVAALFTAQALIYFLATHAGLTVNGQSAGILTVLVFGAGTDYALLLVARYREELRRHEDRHEAMARALHRAGPAVLASGATVVLSMLMLLAAEMNSTRGLGPVAAIGVAVALLAMTTLFPALLVICGRWIFWPVIPHHGSADPTERGVWARTGTGIARRPRLVWAVTALALAVCSLGLIQLRAEGISNADAFTGTPDSITGQRVSQKYFPAGSGDPLVVVSDVAGSGRVKLAVARTPGVVPTSLTRPPGTKPVHEGQVLFEATMTDPADSEAAKQTVERVRDAVHEVPGADAQVGGGTAALLDMDKATTHDNRLIIPLVLGVVLLILCALLRALIAPLLLVGTVILSFTAALGLSALAFRHLFDYAGESTDFPLFVFVFLVALGIDYNIFLTTRIREEAAHQGTRRGVVTGLAATGAVITSAGLVLAGTFAALATLPMVAFAEIGFAVALGVLLDTFVVRSVLVTSLFLDIGPKIWWPHRSARESPAIAPKDPAQPVESAEDRPPFA; this comes from the coding sequence ATGGCCGGGAGACGCGGTGTCGCGCATCTGGTCTGCGGGCGGCGGGCCAAGTGGCTGGTGCTGGCGTTGTGGGTGGTGGTGCTGTTCCTGACCGCGCCCTTCGCCTCGAAGCTCACCGACGCACAGGACAACGACGCGGCCTCCTGGCTGCCGGGATCCGCCGAGTCCACCCAGGTCCTGGAGACTTCGCAGGAGTTCCGGCCCGAGCAGATCCCCGCGGTCGTCGTCTACGCCCGTGACGGCGGGCTGACGGCCGGGGACCGGGCCCGCATCACCGAGGACGCGGCCCGGTTGCGGGGGCTGACCGCCCACGGCATCCGCGGCGCCGAGACCCGCGGCCCGGTCTACGACCGCCCGGTCGATCCCCGCGCCGCCGAGATCTTCGTCCCGATCACCATGGACGAGCAGGGCTGGCAGCGCATCGCCCCGGCCGTCGCGTCGATCCGGGACGTCGTCGACCCGGGCGACAGCGGCCTCGCCGTGCACATCACGGGCCCCGGCGGCACGTCCGCGGACTTCTCCAAGGCCTTCGAGGGCATCGACTCGACCCTGCTGCTGGCGGCGATGGGCGTGGTCGTCGTCATGCTCCTGATCACCTACCGCAGTCCCACCCTGCTCGTGGTCCCGGTGCTCGCCGTGGTCGCCGCCCTGTTCACCGCGCAGGCCCTGATCTACTTCCTGGCGACGCACGCGGGCTTGACGGTGAACGGTCAGAGCGCCGGCATCCTCACCGTGCTCGTGTTCGGCGCGGGCACGGACTACGCGCTGCTGCTGGTGGCCCGCTACCGGGAGGAGCTGCGCCGCCACGAGGACCGGCACGAGGCGATGGCCAGAGCGCTGCACCGCGCGGGCCCCGCCGTGCTCGCCTCCGGCGCCACGGTCGTCCTGAGCATGCTGATGCTGCTGGCCGCCGAGATGAACTCCACCCGCGGCCTGGGCCCGGTCGCCGCCATCGGCGTGGCGGTGGCGCTGCTCGCCATGACAACCCTCTTCCCCGCCCTGCTGGTGATCTGCGGACGCTGGATCTTCTGGCCGGTGATCCCGCACCACGGCTCCGCCGACCCGACCGAGCGCGGTGTCTGGGCCCGCACCGGCACGGGCATCGCCCGCCGCCCCCGCCTGGTCTGGGCGGTGACGGCGCTGGCCCTGGCGGTCTGCTCGCTCGGTCTGATCCAGTTGCGCGCCGAGGGCATCTCCAACGCCGACGCCTTCACCGGCACGCCCGACTCGATCACCGGCCAGCGGGTGTCGCAGAAGTACTTCCCGGCGGGGAGCGGGGACCCGTTGGTCGTCGTCAGCGACGTGGCGGGATCCGGGCGGGTGAAGCTCGCGGTCGCGAGGACGCCGGGTGTCGTGCCGACGTCCCTGACGCGGCCGCCGGGCACGAAACCCGTCCACGAGGGCCAGGTGCTGTTCGAGGCCACGATGACCGACCCGGCCGACAGCGAGGCCGCGAAACAGACCGTGGAGCGGGTGCGGGACGCGGTGCACGAGGTGCCCGGCGCCGACGCGCAGGTGGGCGGCGGCACGGCCGCGCTGCTCGACATGGACAAGGCCACGACGCACGACAACCGGCTGATCATCCCGCTGGTCCTGGGCGTCGTCCTGCTCATCCTCTGCGCCCTGCTGCGCGCGCTGATCGCTCCGCTGCTGCTGGTGGGGACCGTGATCCTGTCGTTCACGGCGGCGCTCGGGCTCAGTGCGCTGGCGTTCCGCCACCTCTTCGACTACGCGGGCGAGTCGACGGACTTCCCGTTGTTCGTCTTCGTCTTCCTGGTGGCCCTGGGCATCGACTACAACATCTTCCTGACCACCCGCATCCGCGAGGAGGCCGCGCATCAGGGCACCCGGCGAGGGGTGGTGACCGGCCTGGCGGCGACGGGGGCGGTGATCACCTCGGCGGGGCTGGTCCTGGCCGGCACCTTCGCGGCCCTGGCCACGCTGCCCATGGTCGCCTTCGCCGAGATCGGCTTCGCGGTGGCGCTGGGCGTCCTGCTCGACACCTTCGTCGTGCGGTCGGTGCTCGTCACCAGCCTGTTCCTGGACATCGGACCGAAGATCTGGTGGCCGCACCGGTCGGCCCGGGAGAGCCCGGCTATCGCCCCGAAGGACCCTGCGCAGCCCGTCGAGAGCGCGGAGGACCGACCACCCTTTGCATGA
- the rpe gene encoding ribulose-phosphate 3-epimerase, whose protein sequence is MAVQINPSILSADFSRLADEAKAVAGADWLHVDVMDNHFVPNLTLGVPVVESLARATDTPLDCHLMIEAPDRWAPQYVEAGASSVTFHVEAAAAPVRLAREIRAKGARASMALRPATPIEPYEDLLPELDMLLIMTVEPGFGGQAFLDIMLPKIRRTRELISKHGLDLWLQIDGGVSASTIERCAEAGADVFVAGSAVYGADDPAEAVRGLRAQAQAATAGATWGCEH, encoded by the coding sequence ATGGCCGTGCAGATCAACCCCAGCATCCTGTCCGCCGACTTCTCCCGCCTCGCGGACGAGGCGAAGGCGGTCGCCGGAGCCGACTGGCTCCATGTCGACGTCATGGACAACCATTTCGTCCCGAACCTCACGCTCGGTGTGCCGGTCGTAGAGTCACTGGCCCGTGCGACGGACACTCCGCTGGACTGCCATCTGATGATCGAGGCCCCCGATCGCTGGGCCCCGCAGTACGTCGAGGCGGGTGCCTCGTCCGTCACCTTCCACGTCGAGGCGGCCGCCGCACCCGTACGGCTCGCCCGCGAGATCCGGGCGAAGGGCGCCCGTGCCTCGATGGCGCTCAGGCCCGCCACGCCGATCGAGCCGTACGAGGACCTGCTCCCCGAACTCGACATGCTGCTGATCATGACGGTCGAGCCCGGCTTCGGCGGTCAGGCCTTTCTCGACATCATGCTCCCCAAGATCCGCCGCACCCGCGAGTTGATCAGCAAGCACGGGCTCGACCTGTGGCTCCAGATCGACGGCGGGGTGTCCGCCTCGACGATCGAGCGGTGCGCCGAGGCGGGGGCCGACGTGTTCGTGGCGGGCTCGGCCGTCTACGGGGCGGACGACCCGGCCGAGGCGGTGCGTGGCCTGCGGGCTCAGGCGCAGGCGGCCACCGCCGGAGCCACCTGGGGTTGTGAACACTGA
- a CDS encoding sugar-binding transcriptional regulator translates to MNSSEENAVSGMSAGRSAMRMGPAELVQAAAMARRFYLEGKSKIQIAEEFGVSRFKVARVLETALERDLVRIEIRVPAELDAERSDALRARYGLRHAVVVESPAEAEETTDPENLGEVAADLLGELVEEGDVLGLAWGRSTIHMAAALDRLPPCTVVQLTGVYDAGTAERGSVEAVRRAAQVSGGDAHPIYAPMLLPDAATATALRHQTGIARAFEYFDKVTVACVSIGSWEPGISTVHDMLSDEERAHYASLGVAAEMSAHLFDADGRRVGRDLGERCITVKADQLRRIPEVVAIAGGQRKAAAIDAVLRSGLVTSLVTDTSAADYLMTAGPTPKPALGRTDPDGI, encoded by the coding sequence GTGAACAGCAGTGAGGAGAACGCCGTGTCGGGTATGTCGGCGGGCCGGTCAGCCATGCGGATGGGACCCGCTGAGCTGGTGCAGGCGGCGGCCATGGCCCGCCGCTTCTACCTCGAGGGCAAATCCAAGATCCAGATCGCCGAGGAGTTCGGCGTCAGCCGCTTCAAGGTGGCCCGGGTCCTGGAGACCGCCCTCGAACGGGATCTCGTACGGATCGAGATCCGCGTGCCGGCCGAACTGGACGCGGAGCGCTCCGACGCGCTGCGCGCCCGTTACGGCCTCAGGCACGCCGTCGTGGTCGAGTCCCCGGCCGAGGCCGAGGAGACGACGGACCCCGAGAACCTGGGGGAAGTGGCCGCCGACCTGCTCGGCGAACTGGTCGAGGAGGGGGACGTACTGGGGCTGGCCTGGGGCCGGTCCACCATTCACATGGCGGCGGCGCTGGACCGGCTTCCGCCGTGCACGGTCGTGCAGCTGACGGGCGTGTACGACGCGGGCACCGCGGAGCGCGGCTCGGTCGAGGCCGTCCGCCGCGCCGCCCAGGTGTCCGGCGGGGACGCGCACCCCATCTACGCGCCGATGCTCCTGCCGGACGCCGCCACGGCGACCGCGCTGCGCCACCAGACCGGGATCGCCCGGGCCTTCGAGTACTTCGACAAGGTCACGGTCGCCTGTGTCTCCATCGGCTCCTGGGAGCCCGGCATCTCGACGGTGCACGACATGCTCAGCGACGAGGAGCGGGCGCACTACGCCTCGCTCGGGGTCGCCGCCGAGATGTCCGCGCACCTCTTCGACGCCGACGGCCGCCGGGTCGGGCGCGACCTGGGCGAGCGGTGCATCACGGTCAAGGCCGACCAGCTGCGCCGGATCCCCGAGGTCGTGGCGATCGCGGGCGGTCAGCGCAAGGCCGCCGCGATCGACGCGGTCCTGCGGTCCGGGCTGGTCACCAGCCTGGTGACGGACACCTCCGCCGCCGACTACCTGATGACGGCGGGGCCGACGCCCAAGCCCGCCCTCGGCCGGACGGACCCGGACGGGATCTGA
- a CDS encoding barstar family protein, whose product MTQFVVVLDLDGVTDKSALMDRCAEALSLPGHFGRNWDALADSLTDLPAPPGADGLRIVVRNWRPYARQRPGEWEIAQDVFAQAVDRVPALSVLLALGGSS is encoded by the coding sequence ATGACGCAGTTCGTGGTCGTGCTCGATCTCGACGGGGTGACCGACAAGTCCGCCCTGATGGACCGGTGCGCCGAGGCCCTGAGCCTGCCCGGCCATTTCGGACGCAACTGGGACGCCCTCGCCGACAGCCTCACCGACCTCCCCGCCCCGCCCGGGGCCGACGGGCTCCGGATCGTCGTACGCAACTGGCGGCCCTACGCCCGGCAGCGGCCCGGGGAGTGGGAGATCGCCCAGGACGTCTTCGCGCAGGCGGTCGACCGGGTGCCGGCCCTGTCCGTGCTGCTTGCCCTCGGAGGATCCTCCTAG